A stretch of DNA from Erythrolamprus reginae isolate rEryReg1 chromosome 10, rEryReg1.hap1, whole genome shotgun sequence:
tttaaaatacaactaaaagcCCCAGTGTAATACGCAATCATACAGTGCAATCATACAATACATTACATTTGGTGGAAAATCTGAAGCatcaaatttatcaggaaagacttcatgaactccatctgtatagtctggaggacagaagggaaaggggggacgggGACATgatacatttcctgtattttatgtcaggatggatctgtgtttatcccaggcatgcttagaTTCAGTTcccgtggattgaccaaccacgtctgctgggagtttgttccaagcatctactcctttcggtcaaataatattttcccacgttccttctgatctttcccccaactaacctcagattctgcccccttaataataataataataataataataataataataatttatttgatttgtatgccgcccctctccgcagattcggggcggctaacaaccataataaatatgttcttgtcttcactttcctaataaaagcactttcctcctggacccgatttagccctttaacatatttacccTTTAACAATTGATTTTTATCAAAAGTTTCATGGGCTATACCTAAAAAAAGTTCAGTCTTCCTTCCTATTCTTCCCTCTAATATTTCCTCTAGCCAAATCTGGATTTCCACCCCCcagtatctcttaattttctcaAAGCTCCActacatagagcagtgtttcccaaccttggccacttgaagatatttggacttcaactcccagaattctgggagttgaagtccaaatatcttcaagtggccgaggttgggaaacactgacatagagtaTAACATGACCCAAATGCGTTGTTCTTCGTTGAACAAAATGCCACGGCTCCCTAACGGCCTTTGCTTCGTTTCCAGAGGTCAGGCTGGAGGCCAAAGCGGCGTTGCACCAGGCGCTGGAGATGAAAAGGCAAGGGAAGCGCGAGAAAGCCCAGAAGCTCTTCCTTCACGCCCTCAAGATGGACCCCGACTACGTGGACGCCTTGACCGAGTTCGGCCTCTTCTCTGAGGAGGAGAAAGACATCATCCAGGCCGACTACCTCTACTCCAAAGCCTTGACCATCTCCCCCCACAACAAGAAGGCTCTGATCAGCCGGGACCGGACGTTGCCCCTGGTGGAAGAAATCGACCAGAGGTTCTTCAGCATCATCGACAGCAAAGTCCGGAAGGTCCTCTCCATCCCCAAAGGCAACTCGGCCCTGCGGAGGGTGATGGAGGAGTCCTACTACCACCACATCTACCACACCGTGGCCATCGAGGGCAACACCCTGACGCTCGCCGAGATCCGGCACATCATCGAGACCCGGTACGCCGTCCCCGGGAAGAGCCTGGAGGAGCAGAACGAGGTCATCGGCATGCACGCCGCCATGACGTACGTCAACACCACCCTCGTGTCTCGGATGGGCTCGGTCCGCGTGCCGGACGTCCTGGAGATCCACCGGAGGGTCCTGGGCTACGTGGACCCCATCGAAGCCGGCCGGTTTAGGACTACGCAGGTGTTTGTCGGCCACCACGTCCCGCCGCACCCTCGCGACGTGGAGAAGCAGATGCTGGAGTTCGTGCAGTGGATCAACTCCGAGGACGCCATGGGCCTGCACCCCGTCGAGTTCGCCGCCCTGGCTCACTACAAGCTGGTGTACATCCACCCGTTTGTGGACGGCAACGGCAGGACCTCGCGGCTGCTGATGAACCTGATCCTCATGCAGGCCGGCTACCCACCCATCACCATCCGGAAGGAGCAGCGGGCCGAGTACTACCACGCCTTGGAGGTAGCCAACGAAGGGGACGTCCGGCCCTTCATCCGCCTGATTGCCAAATGCACCGAGACCACCCTGGACATGCTGCTCTTCGCCACCACCGAGCATCCCGTGGGCCTCCCGGAAGCGGGGAACGGGGGCTGCAAACAGACCATCTCGCTCAAAACCCGGACCTGAAGGGCGCCCCCTGCAGGAGGAGGGCTGGGAAAGCACTTTTCTctaaaacatttcatttatttatgtctTTTTAAGTTAAGTTGTTTAATGCGGCGGGCCCTCCCTATTTATTACCCCCAATAAGGCCCCGAGTAGCTTGTCTAATTTCATTGCAGTGGGGAAGAGGACGGTCTTTTAACGCCAACAGAGTTGCTTCTCTGGCTGGTTAAGAATCCAGCAGGAACTGCTTCAGCTGGAACAGAGGTAGGCCAAGTGGGCTCTtcgatgacatgtggacttcagttcccataattcctgagctagcaatgactggctcaggaattctgggagttgaagtccacaagttatcgaagagccaactttgcctacccttgagcTGGAAGGATGCAACCCATGGTCAGCTGTCCAGCCAGAGATGGTCAGGTATGGAAAATGTAGCTGTTACTTTACTCATCCGAGTCCAGCTGAGTTGTTGATTGGTGtccttagtgcagtgtttcccaaccttggcaacttgaatatatttcgacttcaactcccagaattccccagccagcaaatgctgactggggaattctgggagttgaagttcagatatattcaagttaccaaggttgggaaacactgccttagtgaACTGATGCAGTTTTGGTATTGCTCAGTTTGCTaacgcctgggggggggggggggggtactagCCCAAACTCCCACCTGTTGAGGGAAGGAAGCTTGTGCGAAACCCACAAAGCTCCGGTTTCAcctgcccgccccccccccccggtttctgTTTGCGGCGGTTTCACACCTGGAACCAAACCAGCTTCCTGCCTCCCGGTGCCTTCCTGGGGACTGGCATTTGTCTTGAATTGTGCCTTAGCCCTTTCCCCAGCAGAACCACTCCAGGGGATCTCGGTTCAGGCCAGACCCTACTCTGAAGCAGAgctcttcaaacgtggcaacctTTTTTCAAGGCTCCCAGAATTCTGAACGTTGAagtctttaaaagttgccaagtctgtGGATTCCGTGGGCTTTGAACTGCCGCTTAAAAACGAACGGAAAGAAAGCCGTCATAAACTGACTCCACAATACCCCAGCAGAGCCCCCTCTCTGGAAGTTGGAGACTTCTACGTTTGCTCTGGTGGGCTATTGTCTGTGGGAAAAGCCTTCCCAGCCTCAAGTCGAAGGGCTTCCTAAAACTCCGATAGCactttatacttttattttaattggagCGTACAGACACCATTGCCTGAGATTTCAAAGGAGGAAAAGTGGAGGTGTGTGAGTTTTTTCTTAAGTTGCGAATTCTGCACCCCTGCACAACCGGTGCCCCTAAATGagcccctctccctcttccttctgctCCCCCTCTCGACATCTTGGTTGCCCCCGGGAAGAACCCCCACGCGATGGGACAGGCGGGATACAACCGTAAGTCGGTCCAGGCTTCGGGAAGGGACCGGCTGCCCGTTTAACGCAAGCCGGGCAGGTACAACCACAACGCAGTGTGTGAAGTAGGAGCAGCGCCTAAGAAAGTGCTTTTGCACAACTCTTTTGGAAAGTGTCTGCCTATTTGTTTGCAATAAAGAGATTTTCCCAACTctggctctttttaaaaaaataaaggactaTATCTTTTCCCTCGCAGCTCCCAGGTACGTAAAATAAGACGGACAGCCTGAAGCGCTGGAATTTCATGTGTGATATTGTTTTGTTTGCAAGTAAGGGGAGCAGAATTGTGGGTTGCTTTTGTGAACAAGGGGTTGGGTGTCACTCTGGGATTGttccttaaaccagtgtttcccaaccttggcaacttggagatatttggacttcaactcccagaatcccccagccagcattcgcaggctagggaattctgggaattgaagtccagcagCTCAGATAACCCCTTTGGGCATCTAGGGCAAGCAAaactccagagaggggcagcatacaaatccaataaataaataaaaacaggatTACTGGGTGTGAAGTCCAACAAATCAGAGGAACCCAGGGcaaaggggaggggggtgtttTTGTCCCCCTAGGAACTGTGATTAGAGGTTCAAAATGCAAActtttgttttaaaacaccccAGTATCTTCCCTCCGTTTTTTGCAAAGCGCAAGGCCCACCCCCCTCGGCTTGATTCAAGCAGGTCAAATAAACAGCCACGTTCAATTGCAATAACAACTTTAATGAACCCAGAGGAGGAACAACGCCACAGGGTCACACTTTATATTGtatacaactttttttttcttaaaaaacccccaaacattgCGAGCCAAACATCTCAAGAACCAAAAGGGGCCTGGCTGGAGACCCAGGCAGAGGGAAACATGGAAGCTGAGCGGAAGGCCCCTCCCTCTAGTGCAGAGGGGTCTCcgaatttggcaactttaagacttgtggactgcaacccccagaattctgggccttgggagtccacaagtcttaaaagtttccaagtttggggcTCCTCTGCTCTAGTGCCAGGTCAGCGAGAGCTCCAGAGCAGCTGGCATGTGCCGGTCATATCCACAAAGATGGGCATGGATTATATACGTATTTATAAAAAAACAGACTTAACCTTGAGCAAATGGGTCAGTATAAATGCCTACCCTCCTATCCCAATAACCAAAATAGGCCATTGCGGTGGAGTTTCTCACACCTGCTATTTATACTCATTTTGTACAAGAGCTGCTTTGTGTGGTGTGCAAGGGAAACAGCATATTGCAAAGCTGCCCGGTTTAGCTCAGCACCTCAAAAGTTTTGCATTACAAACCAGACCGAGAGGCTCGATTCAAATTAAACTCTTCATTTGTAGAACAACAgctgaaaaaaacccaactattaAAACATTCTGTGGTCAGCCTCGAAAGGGAGCGCTGGCCACATTAAACCCCCAATATGAGGGAGCATTGAAAAACTATCTTCAACATACACACATCCCCAACTCAATAACTCTGCCCTACGTCAAGGGGGTGGGGAATTGACACCCCCCTGCTTGGGCTTTCGGTGGACGTAAGAGTCCAAACTAGAATCGGCGGGGAAACCATGATCAGCCGCAGCGGCCGTTACAGGACAGGATCAAGCAATGACCTTCCAGGAGGGGGGCTTAGgagcccacccaccccagccttgCCGGCCAAAGGCAGCCGCTCACTTCTTCAGCAGCAGCTGGGCAAAGTCCGCGTTGGACATCATCTTGGGCTCCTCTGCAGACGGGGCGGGCGTGGCGGCTGGTGGTTGCACCGTGCCGTTCTCTGCCTGGCCTGCTGGGTTGTTGTGGCGCTGCAAGGCACGAGGGACCAACGCCAGCTGGGTCCTTCTCTTCCGGCGGCTGCAGGGGAAGGGGCAGATTTAGGACGCTTGCAAAATGCGCACAGAAGGTTAAACAGTCTTGACGCTGTGGAGCGATGGAACCCGGGCAGCCCACCACCCCAACAAGGCCAGGCCACAACCCTAGTTTGCGAATCCCTTGAGCTGCAAGGTGCCTGCTTTGGAATAATCCACATGTGGCCCTGTTAGTTTCTCTGTTTCCAAAGACACGTTCCTGCCTTAATATGGTCGTGCGCCatgcaattaattttttaaaaaaaatctagctgATGTTgtcaatactgtattttttggtgtataagatgtccctttttcctccctaaaaaaggctgataatttgggtgcgtcctatactctgaatgtagctttccccccacccacccaccccagctctaactaggtgctggcgatgttcccagctctgaccttgcaggctctttcattccttctctctgcaaagaacgttttccaagccctgagtctttgcagggtttttcccactgctctacttgctccgaatgtttctctccaggtgctaacgatgttactctctccaaataaggttttttttaaagccctcaacca
This window harbors:
- the FICD gene encoding protein adenylyltransferase FICD yields the protein MPAVPGAPMKLFSMATGVAAVEPELKWVSLWLRARWVAVLAAVLASLLVVLLPVLLVEGQCQVVLKGWAFLRSKMGLGYVGLTTYAGQSTQLSVTSGGLELMVLKAKASPEVRLEAKAALHQALEMKRQGKREKAQKLFLHALKMDPDYVDALTEFGLFSEEEKDIIQADYLYSKALTISPHNKKALISRDRTLPLVEEIDQRFFSIIDSKVRKVLSIPKGNSALRRVMEESYYHHIYHTVAIEGNTLTLAEIRHIIETRYAVPGKSLEEQNEVIGMHAAMTYVNTTLVSRMGSVRVPDVLEIHRRVLGYVDPIEAGRFRTTQVFVGHHVPPHPRDVEKQMLEFVQWINSEDAMGLHPVEFAALAHYKLVYIHPFVDGNGRTSRLLMNLILMQAGYPPITIRKEQRAEYYHALEVANEGDVRPFIRLIAKCTETTLDMLLFATTEHPVGLPEAGNGGCKQTISLKTRT